The genomic region GACATCACGGCAATCGGGAGGGCGGCACAGGACGGCGGCGCGGACGCGGTGGTAGCCATCAACACGGTCAAGGCGATGACAATAGACATCGACAGCGGCTACCCCATACTCGGCAATATAAGCGGAGGGCTATCAGGGCCGGCCATAAAGCCCATAGCGGTTAAATGCGTGTACGAACTATACGAGGCTCTGGACATACCGGTCATAGGGGTGGGCGGCATATCAAACTGGGCCGACGCAGTCGAATTCCTCATGGCCGGCGCATCCGCCGTCGAAATCGGCTCGGCGGTATACGACGGCCTTGAAGTCTTCGCCTCGGTCTCGATGGGGCTTTCCGACTACCTGGAAAGGAAAAACATGAAGCTCGAAGATCTTGTTGGCCTATCCCATAGGGTGGTGAAGCATGAGGCCCATAAGTGCTAAAATTTTGAAGGTTATTGATGAGACTCCTACAATTAAGACCTTTAGGCTCGATACGGCGGGCTGGCTCAAGGGAAAGCCCGGGCAATTCGTCATGGTCTGGGCTAGAGGGGTAGATGAGGTGCCTATGGCCCTCTCCTATGAGGATGGCATCACCGTTCAGAGGGTGGGCGAGGCCACAGAGGCCATGTTCAGGCTAAAAGAAGGCGACACGCTCGGCATCCGGGGGCCTTATGGCAACGGGTGGGAGCTTGTGGGCGATAATATCTTAATCATTTCAGGAGGCGTAGGCTCAGCGCCGCTGGCGCCTCTGGCCGAAAAGGCCGCAGCCATAGGGGTACAGGTGACCGTATTGGCGGGGTACAGGACGAAAGAAGAGGTCCACTTCGAGACAAGGTACAGGAAGGCTGGAAAGACGCTTATATCCACAGATGACGGTAGCTATGGCCATAAGGGTTTCGTGACCGACCTTATGAGGGATATAGACTTAAGTATGTACACTCAAATATATTGTTGCGGCCCGGAAAAGATGATGTATCGTGTCCTGGGCATCCTGGATGGGCATAAGATGGCTGACCGCTCGCAGTTCAGCCTGCAGCGACACATGAAATGCGGCATAGGCGTGTGCGGAAGCTGCTGTATCGACCCGGATGGCTTGAGGGTTTGCAGGGATGGCCCGGTGTTCAGGGGCGATACGCTGATAAGCTCCGAGCTCGGAAGGTATGCCAGGGATGGTAGCGGCAGGAGGCTGAAATTATGGCTATAATAGGCAGGTTCAGGCATAATCACAGGGTTTTCACCGGCGAGGTTATCGAAGGCAAGGTCCACTCCATGCTGGGCGGCAGGGAGTATGACATGAGCGAGGTCAAGGTGTTACCGCCCTGTACGCCGACCAAGATCGTTTGCGTCGGC from Methanocella conradii HZ254 harbors:
- a CDS encoding dihydroorotate dehydrogenase electron transfer subunit; amino-acid sequence: MRPISAKILKVIDETPTIKTFRLDTAGWLKGKPGQFVMVWARGVDEVPMALSYEDGITVQRVGEATEAMFRLKEGDTLGIRGPYGNGWELVGDNILIISGGVGSAPLAPLAEKAAAIGVQVTVLAGYRTKEEVHFETRYRKAGKTLISTDDGSYGHKGFVTDLMRDIDLSMYTQIYCCGPEKMMYRVLGILDGHKMADRSQFSLQRHMKCGIGVCGSCCIDPDGLRVCRDGPVFRGDTLISSELGRYARDGSGRRLKLWL